In one Clostridia bacterium genomic region, the following are encoded:
- a CDS encoding DMT family transporter has protein sequence MSRSVKAHILLVLITFIWGVTFVVIKNALDDATPLLFNAIRMVLAAAALVLCFRREFKVMTRASVVAGIVVGIFLWLGYEFQTTGLKLTSASKSAFLTGMSVVLVPIILAVGWRKKLNHWSTLGVIAAFVGLYLMTVPANGAGDVFSLEGVNLGDLLTLGCAIAFAFQIIMVGRTTVKYRFEQIVVVEAITCAVLMVFTVPLLETPHIVWSQQVVWAILVTGLLGTAAAWTVQAWAQQFTPPTHTALIFALEPVFAVLTSYVVLGERLGIRAGVGSALILAGVLISELLSSSQETKTEMVEETGEAAQQISSID, from the coding sequence GTGTCCCGTTCGGTCAAAGCCCATATCCTGCTCGTCCTCATCACTTTCATCTGGGGCGTAACTTTCGTCGTCATCAAGAACGCGCTCGACGATGCGACTCCGCTGCTCTTCAATGCCATTCGAATGGTGCTTGCGGCAGCCGCATTGGTTCTCTGCTTCCGCCGTGAGTTCAAAGTCATGACACGGGCTTCGGTGGTTGCCGGCATCGTGGTTGGCATCTTTCTCTGGCTGGGATACGAGTTCCAGACCACCGGCCTCAAACTCACCTCGGCTTCGAAATCGGCGTTTCTGACGGGAATGTCTGTCGTGCTCGTGCCAATCATCCTGGCAGTCGGGTGGCGAAAAAAGCTGAATCACTGGTCCACGTTGGGAGTCATTGCGGCATTTGTCGGGTTATACCTTATGACGGTTCCTGCAAACGGCGCCGGTGACGTCTTCTCGCTGGAGGGCGTTAATCTGGGCGATCTGCTGACGCTCGGATGCGCGATTGCGTTTGCCTTCCAGATCATCATGGTGGGACGCACGACCGTGAAGTATCGTTTCGAACAGATCGTCGTGGTCGAGGCGATTACCTGCGCGGTGCTCATGGTGTTCACCGTGCCCTTGCTGGAAACTCCGCACATTGTGTGGTCGCAGCAAGTGGTGTGGGCAATTCTGGTGACGGGGTTGCTCGGGACGGCCGCCGCCTGGACGGTGCAGGCGTGGGCACAGCAGTTTACGCCGCCAACGCATACGGCGCTGATTTTCGCGCTGGAACCGGTTTTCGCCGTTCTGACGTCCTATGTTGTATTGGGCGAGCGCCTGGGTATTCGGGCGGGTGTCGGATCGGCGCTGATCCTTGCGGGCGTGCTGATCAGCGAACTGCTCTCATCGTCGCAGGAGACCAAGACGGAGATGGTGGAAGAGACGGGCGAGGCGGCGCAGCAGATTTCAAGTATCGATTAG
- a CDS encoding amidohydrolase — MKLATAVLVVLAGTIFAGTTVAQTKPANKPMNVPDKHETAGPADVIFINANIYQPSVSGHVSGETVPRNSQTGKAVSKQASSSEGTRCTALAVRGDRIIAVGIDSEVLKLKGKSTRVIDVGGKFLMPGFNDAHLHLASGGFEKLNVDLVGTTSLDEMKSRIAARAKTTVNGEWLTGRGWDHTKWAALALPTRQDIDSATDGHPAIFVRVDGHIAIANTTALQAAGITAATKDPQGGKIDRDARGEPTGILREGAQDLVNSKMPKPSPAQRRKAIELAMADAAQHGITSVQDNSSWDDFLVYEQLQREGKLTLRITEWLPFEAPMNVLLSHRSHHSAADPMLRVGMLKGFMDGSLGSRTAALLKPYADEPGNSGLPQFDQAKLNKMTDERAAAGFQIGFHAIGDRGAQMALDAYAEAERYAREHDASKAKREFRFRIEHDQVIAPEQPEQYRRLGVIASVQPNHLLTDMNWAESRIGAERAKHSYPWREFLNNDVRVAFGTDYPVEPITPFRGVYAAVSRMNEAGTQTYYPEQKLTIDEALRAYTVDAAFAEFMEREKGMLGPGMLADLVVLDRDLPQVAPQEILGTKVLRTVVAGKTVYESQ; from the coding sequence ATGAAACTCGCTACGGCAGTTCTGGTCGTTCTTGCCGGAACTATCTTCGCTGGAACGACAGTGGCTCAAACCAAGCCTGCGAACAAACCTATGAACGTACCGGACAAGCACGAAACGGCTGGGCCAGCCGACGTCATTTTCATCAATGCCAATATCTATCAGCCCAGCGTCAGCGGACATGTGAGCGGCGAAACCGTGCCGCGTAATTCGCAAACCGGGAAGGCTGTGTCCAAGCAGGCGTCATCGTCCGAAGGCACGCGCTGCACCGCCCTGGCGGTTCGCGGCGACCGCATCATCGCCGTCGGCATCGACTCGGAGGTGCTGAAACTCAAGGGCAAGTCCACCCGCGTCATCGACGTTGGCGGCAAGTTCCTCATGCCGGGCTTTAACGATGCCCATCTTCACCTCGCCAGTGGCGGGTTCGAAAAGTTGAACGTCGATCTCGTCGGCACCACGTCGCTCGATGAAATGAAGTCGCGCATCGCAGCGCGCGCGAAAACCACCGTCAATGGCGAGTGGCTCACCGGACGCGGCTGGGACCATACGAAGTGGGCCGCCCTGGCGCTGCCCACCCGTCAGGACATCGACAGTGCCACAGATGGACATCCTGCGATTTTCGTTCGGGTTGATGGACATATCGCGATTGCAAACACCACCGCGTTGCAGGCAGCCGGGATAACCGCAGCGACGAAAGACCCGCAGGGTGGAAAGATCGACCGCGATGCCCGGGGCGAGCCTACAGGCATTCTCCGTGAGGGAGCCCAGGATTTGGTTAACTCGAAGATGCCCAAGCCGAGTCCGGCGCAGCGTCGTAAAGCCATCGAACTCGCCATGGCAGATGCCGCACAGCACGGCATCACCTCAGTGCAGGACAACTCGTCATGGGACGACTTCCTCGTTTACGAGCAGCTTCAGCGCGAGGGCAAGCTGACCTTGCGCATCACGGAGTGGCTTCCGTTTGAAGCTCCGATGAATGTGCTCCTCAGCCATCGCTCGCATCATAGCGCCGCCGATCCTATGTTGCGTGTCGGCATGCTCAAAGGATTCATGGACGGTTCTCTTGGTTCCCGAACTGCCGCACTGCTGAAACCCTATGCCGATGAACCTGGCAACTCCGGCTTGCCGCAGTTCGATCAGGCCAAGCTGAACAAAATGACTGATGAGCGCGCCGCCGCCGGGTTCCAGATCGGCTTCCATGCGATCGGAGATCGCGGTGCGCAGATGGCGCTCGACGCTTACGCCGAGGCCGAACGCTACGCTCGCGAGCACGACGCCTCGAAGGCGAAGCGCGAATTCCGCTTCCGGATTGAACACGACCAGGTCATCGCTCCTGAACAGCCTGAGCAGTACCGCCGCCTCGGCGTCATCGCATCCGTGCAGCCGAACCATTTACTTACGGACATGAACTGGGCCGAATCGCGAATCGGCGCCGAGCGCGCCAAACATTCCTATCCGTGGCGGGAGTTTCTTAACAATGATGTACGCGTCGCCTTCGGAACTGACTATCCGGTTGAGCCAATCACGCCGTTTCGCGGCGTGTACGCCGCCGTCTCGCGCATGAACGAAGCCGGCACTCAAACCTACTACCCTGAGCAGAAGCTCACTATCGACGAAGCGCTTCGAGCCTATACCGTTGACGCCGCCTTCGCCGAATTCATGGAGCGTGAAAAGGGAATGCTGGGACCGGGCATGTTGGCCGACCTCGTCGTCCTCGACCGCGATCTTCCGCAGGTGGCGCCCCAAGAAATCCTTGGAACGAAGGTCCTGCGCACGGTCGTCGCCGGTAAGACGGTTTACGAATCGCAGTAG